In Microvirga sp. 17 mud 1-3, the genomic window GGATAGATCGTTTGTCCGAGCGCCAGCATCGAGACGAATTTTTCAATTCGCGCCGCACGGGTCTTTTCCGTCTTCGCGTCATGGATCCGGTAGAGGACGGCGTATCGATTAGCGCCCTTCAGCGTCGAAAAGAATGCCTTCGCGGCCGGCTCGGCATCAAGGGCAGCCTGCAGGTCATCTGGGATCTCGGCTTTGCTCTGCGGAGCATAAGCGGCGTCCCAGCGGCCATCAGCCTTGGCCTTCTCGACCTCGGCAAGTCCCGCCGGAGTCATCCGTCCAGCGGCTGAAAGCCTTGTGGCTGTCTCCACATTGACCTGTGACCACTTGCTCCTGGGTCCACGCGGGGTAAAGCGCACGAGCCAGAATTGGTCGTCGAACCGGTCAAGCTGCCCGTCGATCCACCCGAAGGCGAGCGCTGCCTCGATAGCCTCGGATTTGCCGACGCCGGCGATGCCGGATGTTTTCTTGGCAAGCTTCATCCAAATGCCTCGTGAGGCGGACCCGTGTTCTGCCAGCCAACTTTCCCAAGCGTCGCGCGACGCAAAGGCAAGAACGGGTAATCCTTTGTGTTCGGTCATGTCCACTCTTCGAATGCCGTCCGGGTGTGTAAGACGAACCCACAAATCAATCCTGGCTTAAACGGGCGGGCGTTTGCCGAAACTTCGTAGAGGCGATGAATATCCTTCGGTGGTCGGGCACCGGGCGTTGGAAGCCGCCCACAAGTTCGCCCTACAGCATCGGACCCAAAAGTGGACCCACTTTTGGGATCAATCCGATGCTTCTTCTCTGGGCTGGAGCATCGTTCGGGGCGGAAACCGGGTCCACTTTTCGCTGACGCGGCCCTCTGGGTCCGCACGATGCTCTAGAGAGCGGCCGTGACCTGGATTTCGAGGGCGTAGTCCGGATCCGCGAGCTTCGCCTCTACGCAGGCGCGGGCCGGGGTGTGGCCGGGCGCGACCCAGGCGTCCCAGACAGCATTCATCTCGTCGAAGCTTCCGATATCCGACAGCCAGATCGTGGCGCTGAGAAGCCGCGTCTTGTCGCTGCCGATTTCGGCGAGCGATTGGGCGATCTGGTCGAGAATGTCCTTCGTCTGTTCGGTGACGGACCCGCCCAGGGTCGTCTCCGGCACATAGCCGGAGAAGTACGCCACGCCGTCCTTGATGACGAGATCGCTGTAGCGGGCCGCAACGCCCACGCGGGAAATCGCCGTCATGGCCGGCTCTCCTTGTCTGGAGCCGCGCCGGCCCGTTGCATGGTCTCGGGGATATGTCCGGAGAACGCGACCGCCACCGGGCCGGTCAGGACGAGCCCGTCATCGTCCCGGACTTCGACCTCCAGGAGGCCGCCGGGCATGTCCACGGCAACGCGGCTCTCCGACGTCAGGCCCCGACGGCGTGCCGCCAGCACGGCCGCGCAGGCTCCGCTTCCGCAGGCGCGGGTCAGGATGCCGGGCCGCTCCCAGACGACGAGGCGGAGCCTGTCCGGCGCGACGAGTTCCGCCACGCCGATATTGGCACCCTCGGGCAGGAGAGGGGCATTCTGGAGCGCCGGCGCCCAACGGGGAACGTCGACGGCATCCCGGTCCGCCACGAAGCAGACGAGATGCGGGTTGCCCAGGCTGAGGGCGGTCGGCTCCGCGAGGGGGCCGGACGCCAGGTCGAGGCGAAGGGTGTCCCGGGACTCCGCCAGCGGGATGGCGTCCCAGTCCCAGCGCGGGGCTCCGAGCCGGAGGGCGACCCTTTCGGCATCCGGGCTGGAGCCTTCGATGGCGCCGCCGAGGGTCTCGAGCACGACCGAACCTTTCCGGCTCTCCTGAAGCAGGAGCCAGATGACGCAGCGCGTGGCGTTCAGGCAGGTCTGGGCCTCCGTGCCGTCCACGTTGTAGATCCGCATCCGGCCATCGGCACCGGGCACGGTCGGCTGTTCGATGACGAGAAGCTGGTCTCCGCCGATGCCCTCGTGGCGGTCGCAGATGAGGCGGATGACCTCGGCCGAGGGGCGGAACGGCTCGGCGCGGCCGTCGACGATGACGAAATCGTTGCCCAATCCATGCATCTTGAGGAACGGACGACCAGGGAGAGCGAAGGACAGCAAGGGACTTCCCGAAAGAAAGACGGCTGAAGGGAGCGGGCGGGCCAGGCCCGCGACACTGGGTGCTCCCCTCAGGCCTGTCAAGCGCGTCCGCTTCTTCCGCGGGCTCTCTTCCAGGCAGGGCCCGAACGGAGTATTCGCCTTGGGGCACGCGCCGGGAAGGCGCATGGTTCGAACCGGACGAAAGCCGAGGAGCACATCATGAAGGCAAGGGTGAAATGGGTCGACGGAATGGCCTTCGTCGGCGAGTCGGGCAGCGGCCATGCCATCGTGATGGACGGGGCACCCGAATATGGCGGGCGCAACCTTGGCATCCGGCCCATGGAGATGCTGCTGATCGGCCTCGGCGGCTGTACGGCATTCGACGTGGTGCAGATTCTCCGGCGCGGTCGGGAGCAAGTGACCGATTGCATCGTCGAGGTGGAGGCCGAGCGGGCCGAGACCGACCCCAAGGTCTTCACCAAGATCCATGTCATCTACCGCGTGAAGGGGCGGAATCTTGCGCCCGCCAAGGTGGAGCGGGCCATTTCCCTGTCGAAGGAGAAATATTGCTCGGCCTCGATCATGCTTGGCGCGGTGGCCGAGATCACGCACGAATGGTCGGTCGTCGACGAGGCGGAGGAAGTCGCCTCCTGAAGGCCGTCTATCCGGCTCTTCCTCATGTGAAAAGCCCATAAGACCACTATGGACAGGAAGCGACCAATATGAGACCAGTGTGAGCGTGAGCGAAACTGGTCCTCATACCCGCTTCCGGTCCCTCTACGGGCAATCGCTTCCCGGCACTCGTGTCAACGAGGATGGTTGCGGTCTGCACGGTCGCCATGCGTGGATCGTCGACGGCGCAACGGGCGTTTCGGACGGGCAGATCGGGTCCGCTCCGAGCGACGCGGCATGGCTGGCCGAGACCATTCAGAGTATCCTGCCGGAACTCACCGGCGCCGAGAGTGCCAACTGTGACCTTCTCGAGGTCCTCCAGGCCCATGTCGGCCAAGCCTTCGAGGCGGCCGCAGGACCGGCGAAGGAAGGTGCAGGCCTTGGGGATGTCGGGCCTTCGGCCTGCCTCGGCCTGCTCGGGCTGGAAACCTCCCATAATTCTCTTCGCGTGAGCGGCCGCTTTCTGGGCGACGTCGTCGCGCTGGTTCAGACGGACGGAACGGTGCTGCGCTGGACCGACGAGCGGTCCAAGCCCTTCGAGCGGATGACCCTGGCGGCCCTCGGCGATGGCGGCTCCGATGCGAGCGGCATGTCCGAGCCGGTCCGCCGCCAGATCCTGGAAAACCGCGCAAGGCTCAACCACCCGGACGGGTACTGGGTCGTGAACCCGCGCCGTCCCTGGGCCGGACGGGAGCTCCGGTTCGAGGCGACGATTGCGCCCGGCTCACCCATCGTGCTTGCGACCGACGGCTTCATGCGCCTCGTGGACGTGTTCGGCGCCTATACGGACGCGTCGCTCCACGCGGCCCTGGCGGCCGGGGAGGGCGATGCCCTGTTCCAGGAGCTGCGCGAGCGCGAGCGGCGCGACGATGGGGGCCGTGCATTCCGGCGCGTGAAGATCCACGACGACGCCACCGTGCTGGTGATCGCCGCGGGGCCTTAAGAATCAAGGAATTCCGAAAGACGGACCTCAAACGGCAGGTCTTTCGGTGTTAAAGGAGGAGACTTCCACAATGAGGGGAACGACGATGAAGCTGACGAGACGAATGCTGATGGGCGTCGCCATGGGCGGCTATCTGCTCTCGGCCGGGGCCGCCATGGCCAAGACCGAGCTGACCTTCTGGAGCTGGCGCCAGGAGGACAAGGCCTTCTACCAGGACATCATCAAGAAGTTCCAGGAGAAGGAGCCGGACATCTCGGTGAAGTTCGAGACCTACGCGCCCGAGAACTACCAGACCATCCTGTCGACCGCTCTCGCGGCCGGGCGCGGCCCGGACGTGATCCAGGCCCGCGCCTACGGCAACCTGGAATCCATCGCGACGCCCGGCTACCTGCTCGCCCTCGACAAGCAGAACGTGCCGGAACTGGCGAACTTCCCCGAAGCCGCGCTCGCGGCCGAGACCCTGCGTTCGGACGGCAAGGTCTATGCGGTGCCCTTCGCGATGCAGGCCCAGCTCGTGGTCTACAACAAGAAGCTCTTCAAGGATGCAGGCGTTAACCCGCCGAAGACCTGGGACGAGCTGATGGCCCTGTGCCAGGCCCTCAAGGCGAAGAACATCAACCCCTTCTCGAACGGCACGGCGACCGCCTGGCAGAACGAGACCATCGTGGGCGGCCTCCTGTCCTCCATGCTGGGCAAGGACTTCGAAGCCGACATCGTGTCCGGCAAGGCGAACTTCACGGACCCGCGCTTCGTCAATGCCCTCACCAAACTGAAGGACGTGAGCCAGTATTTCGCGCCGAACTTCACGGGCGTGGATTATCCCTCCTCGCAGCAGCTCTTCGTGGCGGGCCGCGCGGCCATGTTCGCGGGCGGTTCCTATGAGGTCGCGAACTTCAAGACCCAGAACCCCTCGCTCGATCTCGGCGTATTCCCGGCTCCTGTCCTGAAGGCGGGCGACGAGGCGCTCATCGCCACCTATTACGACGGCGGCTACGCGGTGAACGCGAAGTCCGACAAGAAGGACGCGGCGCTCAAGTTCGTACGCTTCCTGGCGACCCCCGAGTACGGCACGGCCTTCACCAACACCCTGAAGAACCTCTCGCCGATCAAGGGCATCAAGATCGAGGATCCGATCACCCAGGAGGTCGCGAAGCTCGCCGAGCATTCCATGTCCTACCTGATGCTCGTGCGCTTCCGTTACCAGGAGCCGAGCGGCTCCGTCCTGCTGCAGTCGAACGTGCAGAAGATGCTCGCCGGCCAGCAGACCCCCGAGCAGGCCGCGGCCGAGATCAACAAGGGCATCGCGACCTACTACAAGCCGTTCCAGAAGTAAGCTTATTCCTCGTAGTCCCCGGGGCTCGCGCCCCGGGGATTCGCGTCTTTGAATCGCGGATGCTCTCCGCACGATTCTCCGAGGCCGATCCATGCCCGTCTCGCCGAAGCAGGCTCGAACACTGAAGCACCGCAGCTGGGTGGCGTTTCTCGTCATCCCGCCTATCGTCTTCATGTCCCTGTTCGTGGTCTATCCGATCCTCTCGGCCTTCGCCTACGCGTTCTACGAATGGCGCGGCCTGGCGCGCGGGGAATTCGTCGGCCTTGCCAATTTCCGTGAGGTGCTCTTCGGGGCCACCATGGGGCCGGTGGTCTGGAACGCCTTTCTGCACAACGTCTACGCGCTCGTGGCGCTGATGATCATCCAGAACGGGGGCGGGTTCTTCCTCGCCTGGCTGCTCTACAAGGAGCCCTTCGGCTTCCGCTTCCACCGGGTCGCGGTCTTCGTCCCGGTCGTGCTCTCGACGATCATCGTCGGCTTCCTGTGGAAGCTGTTCCTCAATCCGAATTTCGGTATCGTCAACCAGGCGCTTTACACGCTCGGTCTCGACTCCCTCGCCAAGCCCTGGCTGGGGGATTCCTCGACGGCCCTCGGCGCCCTCATCCTGGCGAATGCCTGGCACTTCATCGGCTTCCCGACCCTGGTCTATCTCGCGGGCATGCAGCGCATCCCGTCCGAAATCATCGAGGCGGCGCGCCTCGACGGCACCAGCGAGTGGCAGCTCCTGAAGAGCGTCGTGTGGCCGCTCGTGGCGCCGAGCACCACGATCCTCTTCACGCTCCTCTTCATCGGCGCGTTCAACTGGTTCGAGATTCCTTACGTGATGGTCGGCCTCGACGGCTCGCCCTTCGGCACCACGGACGTGCTCGGCCTGGTCTTCTACCGCACGGCCTTCGGCAACCAGAGCGCCAGCATCCAGAATTTCGGCCAGGGCTCGGCGCTTGCGACGCTCCTGTTCCTGTTCATCGTCGTCTTCGCGTCGATGCTCACCCTGTGGCTCCGCCGACGGGAGATCCAGTTTTGACGACCATGACCTCTCAGGCCGCGCCGCAGCGGGCCCTTTCGTTCGCACTCCTGGCGCAGATCATCCTGATCGCGAACTCATTCATCATGCTCTACCCCGTGGTGGTCATGGTGTTCTCAGCCTTCAAGACGACGGGCGAGATCTTCGAGCATCCCTTCGCGCTTCCCGACTTCACGCAGGTTCAGAACTTCACGCGGGTGCTCGGCGAAACCTCGATGCCGACCTATTTCGTGAATTCCATCCTGGTCACGGGCACGTCGATCATCCTGATCCTGGTGCTCGGCACCATGGCGGGCTACGCGGTGGCGCGCTACGAGTCCCGCACGAACACACTCGTGCTGCTGTTTTTCCTCGCGGGCCTGATGCTGCCCCTCAAGCTCGCCGTCATTCCGCTCTTCATCCTGCTGCGGGACCTGAACCTGCTCGACAGCCGCTGGAGCCTCATCGTCACCTATACGGCCATCGGCCTGCCCTCCACGGTCTTCATCATGGCGGGCTTCCTGCGCTCGCTGCCGAACGAGCTGGAGGATGCCGCGCGCATCGACGGGGCCTCGGAGCCACGGATCATGTGGTCCGTCATGCTGCCGCTCGCCCGGCCGCCCATGGCGATCGCGGCGATCCAGAACGCGGTCCCGATCTGGAACGACTTCTTCTTCCCGCTCGTCTTCATCCAGACAGATTCGGCCAAGACCCTGCCGCAGGGCCTCACGACCTTCATGGGCGAATACACCACCGATTGGGGCATGCTGTTCGCGGGGCTCACCATCGCGGCGGCGCCCATCACGCTGCTCTACATCGCGCTTTCACGCCAGTTCATTCAGGGCATGACGGCCGGTGCCGTCAAATAGGAGATCGGCCATGCTCATTCCGAAAGGCGCCCTCGTCGTCTCGTGCCAGGCCCGCGTCGACAACCCGCTCCACGGCCCGATCTTCATGTCCGCCATGGCCCGCGCGGCGGCGGCCGGCGGCGCAAAGGGCTTTCGCGCCAACGGCGCCGAGGACGTGGCGGCAATCCGCGCCCTGTCCACCATGCCGATCATCGGCATCGACAAAGCCTTCGACGACGATTTCCCGGTCTACATCACGCCGGATTTCGCCCATGCGTCCCGCATCGCCCAGGCGGGCGCGGACATCATCGGGATCGACGCGACGCCGCGGCGCCGCAACGGCGAGCCGGTCGAGACCCTGATCCGGCGGATCCGCGATGAACTCGGGCGTGAGGTCTTTGCGGACGTCTCGACCCTGGAGGAGGGGCAGGCGGCGGCCGCGCAGGGCGCGACCTATGTGGCGACCACCCTGTCGGGCTACACGGACGCGACGGCTGCGCTCAAGGAGAAGGGTCCGGACCTCGACCTCATCGAAGCCCTGGTCCGAACCGTTTCGGTCCCGGTCGTCGCGGAGGGCCGGTTCGACACGCCCGATCTCGTCGCCGCCGCCTTCGCGCGCGGCGCCCATGCGGTCGTGGTGGGCACCGCCATCACGAACCCGCGCGAGATCACCAGGAAGTTCGCCCAGGCGGCAGAGCCGTGGGCGGGCGAAGGAAATGCTGGCGCCCCGTGAAACGGCGCAGATCTGTCACGGAGTGAATCATGGCCGATGTATCGATCCGCAATATCCGCAAGTCCTTCGGGCCGGTTGCGATCATCAAGGGCGTCGACGTCGATATTCAGGACGGTGAGTTTGTCATCCTGGTCGGCCCGTCCGGCTGCGGAAAGTCGACCCTGCTGCGCATGATCGCGGGGCTGGAGGACATCACGGACGGCGAGATCCGCATCGGCTCGCGGGTGGTGAACGACGTGCCGCCGAAGGACCGCGACATCGCCATGGTGTTCCAGTCCTATGCGCTTTATCCGCACATGACGGTCGCCGAGAACATGGCCTTCTCGCTCAAGCTCAAGGGCACGCCAAAGGCCGAGATCGACAAGCGCGTGAAGGAGGCGGCCGCCTCCCTCGGCCTCGTGCCGCTTCTCGACCGCTATCCGCGCCAGCTCTCGGGTGGCCAGCGCCAGCGCGTCGCCATGGGTCGGGCGATCGTGCGCGACCCGCAGGTGTTTTTGTTCGACGAGCCGCTCTCGAATCTCGACGCCAAGCTGCGCGTGCAGATGCGCACGGAAATCAAGGAACTGCACCAGCGCCTGAAGACCACGACGGTTTATGTGACCCACGACCAGATCGAGGCCATGACCATGGCGGACAAGATCGTCGTGATGCATGACGGCATCGTCGAGCAGATCGGCGCGCCGCTGGACCTTTATGACCGTCCGGCCAACCTGTTCGTCGCGGGCTTCATCGGCTCGCCTGCCATGAACTTCATCGAGGGGACGCTCGCCGGGCAGGGAATCGCCCTGAAGAGCGGGGCGTCTCTGCCCCTGGAGGCCCGCCCGAATCTCGCCGAGGGTGCCCCGCTGACCGTCGGAATCCGTCCCGAGCACCTGCAGATCGTTCCGGCCGGGACGCCCGGTGCCATCCCGGCGACGGTCGCCGTGGTGGAGCCGACAGGCTCGGACACGACCGTCATCGCCAAGGCGGAG contains:
- a CDS encoding extracellular solute-binding protein produces the protein MKLTRRMLMGVAMGGYLLSAGAAMAKTELTFWSWRQEDKAFYQDIIKKFQEKEPDISVKFETYAPENYQTILSTALAAGRGPDVIQARAYGNLESIATPGYLLALDKQNVPELANFPEAALAAETLRSDGKVYAVPFAMQAQLVVYNKKLFKDAGVNPPKTWDELMALCQALKAKNINPFSNGTATAWQNETIVGGLLSSMLGKDFEADIVSGKANFTDPRFVNALTKLKDVSQYFAPNFTGVDYPSSQQLFVAGRAAMFAGGSYEVANFKTQNPSLDLGVFPAPVLKAGDEALIATYYDGGYAVNAKSDKKDAALKFVRFLATPEYGTAFTNTLKNLSPIKGIKIEDPITQEVAKLAEHSMSYLMLVRFRYQEPSGSVLLQSNVQKMLAGQQTPEQAAAEINKGIATYYKPFQK
- a CDS encoding OsmC family protein, with amino-acid sequence MKARVKWVDGMAFVGESGSGHAIVMDGAPEYGGRNLGIRPMEMLLIGLGGCTAFDVVQILRRGREQVTDCIVEVEAERAETDPKVFTKIHVIYRVKGRNLAPAKVERAISLSKEKYCSASIMLGAVAEITHEWSVVDEAEEVAS
- a CDS encoding YdeI family protein yields the protein MTEHKGLPVLAFASRDAWESWLAEHGSASRGIWMKLAKKTSGIAGVGKSEAIEAALAFGWIDGQLDRFDDQFWLVRFTPRGPRSKWSQVNVETATRLSAAGRMTPAGLAEVEKAKADGRWDAAYAPQSKAEIPDDLQAALDAEPAAKAFFSTLKGANRYAVLYRIHDAKTEKTRAARIEKFVSMLALGQTIYPTKSS
- a CDS encoding ABC transporter ATP-binding protein, giving the protein MADVSIRNIRKSFGPVAIIKGVDVDIQDGEFVILVGPSGCGKSTLLRMIAGLEDITDGEIRIGSRVVNDVPPKDRDIAMVFQSYALYPHMTVAENMAFSLKLKGTPKAEIDKRVKEAAASLGLVPLLDRYPRQLSGGQRQRVAMGRAIVRDPQVFLFDEPLSNLDAKLRVQMRTEIKELHQRLKTTTVYVTHDQIEAMTMADKIVVMHDGIVEQIGAPLDLYDRPANLFVAGFIGSPAMNFIEGTLAGQGIALKSGASLPLEARPNLAEGAPLTVGIRPEHLQIVPAGTPGAIPATVAVVEPTGSDTTVIAKAEGGNLTVVVRDRVSLKPSETIALKPLAHQAHLFDGQGKRVATA
- a CDS encoding N-acetylmannosamine-6-phosphate 2-epimerase yields the protein MLIPKGALVVSCQARVDNPLHGPIFMSAMARAAAAGGAKGFRANGAEDVAAIRALSTMPIIGIDKAFDDDFPVYITPDFAHASRIAQAGADIIGIDATPRRRNGEPVETLIRRIRDELGREVFADVSTLEEGQAAAAQGATYVATTLSGYTDATAALKEKGPDLDLIEALVRTVSVPVVAEGRFDTPDLVAAAFARGAHAVVVGTAITNPREITRKFAQAAEPWAGEGNAGAP
- a CDS encoding carbohydrate ABC transporter permease, producing MPVSPKQARTLKHRSWVAFLVIPPIVFMSLFVVYPILSAFAYAFYEWRGLARGEFVGLANFREVLFGATMGPVVWNAFLHNVYALVALMIIQNGGGFFLAWLLYKEPFGFRFHRVAVFVPVVLSTIIVGFLWKLFLNPNFGIVNQALYTLGLDSLAKPWLGDSSTALGALILANAWHFIGFPTLVYLAGMQRIPSEIIEAARLDGTSEWQLLKSVVWPLVAPSTTILFTLLFIGAFNWFEIPYVMVGLDGSPFGTTDVLGLVFYRTAFGNQSASIQNFGQGSALATLLFLFIVVFASMLTLWLRRREIQF
- the dapF gene encoding diaminopimelate epimerase, with product MLSFALPGRPFLKMHGLGNDFVIVDGRAEPFRPSAEVIRLICDRHEGIGGDQLLVIEQPTVPGADGRMRIYNVDGTEAQTCLNATRCVIWLLLQESRKGSVVLETLGGAIEGSSPDAERVALRLGAPRWDWDAIPLAESRDTLRLDLASGPLAEPTALSLGNPHLVCFVADRDAVDVPRWAPALQNAPLLPEGANIGVAELVAPDRLRLVVWERPGILTRACGSGACAAVLAARRRGLTSESRVAVDMPGGLLEVEVRDDDGLVLTGPVAVAFSGHIPETMQRAGAAPDKESRP
- a CDS encoding carbohydrate ABC transporter permease, with the protein product MTSQAAPQRALSFALLAQIILIANSFIMLYPVVVMVFSAFKTTGEIFEHPFALPDFTQVQNFTRVLGETSMPTYFVNSILVTGTSIILILVLGTMAGYAVARYESRTNTLVLLFFLAGLMLPLKLAVIPLFILLRDLNLLDSRWSLIVTYTAIGLPSTVFIMAGFLRSLPNELEDAARIDGASEPRIMWSVMLPLARPPMAIAAIQNAVPIWNDFFFPLVFIQTDSAKTLPQGLTTFMGEYTTDWGMLFAGLTIAAAPITLLYIALSRQFIQGMTAGAVK
- a CDS encoding RidA family protein, which gives rise to MTAISRVGVAARYSDLVIKDGVAYFSGYVPETTLGGSVTEQTKDILDQIAQSLAEIGSDKTRLLSATIWLSDIGSFDEMNAVWDAWVAPGHTPARACVEAKLADPDYALEIQVTAAL